The genomic segment AAGAATTAGATTCAGCGGAACGGTTCGAATGAACAGAGGATCGTCGCTCGATTTATTTTTGTTCTGAAGCCTAAAAATCTGGGAAAACTGAATCCATTCGAAAAAAACAATTGGTAAAATTGGTACTAAATCGTAATGAATTTCCTTTTTTGAGGAGGAGAACGAGTGTTTGCTTGGGGCAGACTAGCTGAATGTTAAGCGACTGAAAACAGAACACTTATTTTGTGATAAAAATTAAGCCAAAATGCTAAAAAAAAAGAAAACCAGGGGCATCAGATAACAAAAAATAGGTGTTTTTGTCTTCGTATAACGACAACAAGTTTTTCTATTTACAACTCTTCCGGTAATGTTTTGATTGCCAAATCATTCTATAGGTATAAAGGATCCCTTATGAAATTTAACAAGATACTCCCATTGATGATTTTGATATTCATCGCAGTTGGATGTAAGTCTATTCCTACACAAAATCCCGCAGCAAAAGACAGCTCCGTTTTGGCTGTTGAAGTAAGGGTAAAACAATTTCTCGGCAGTAAATCTGCATCGCGCGTTCATGTCGTACGTGTTGATAAAAAAGTAAATCCTGGTCAAACCCTAATCTCCAAAACTCCGGTCATTGCTTCCAATTGGGCTGATCGTGGTATAACTTACTACCTAAACGTAGAACCAGGTGAATACGTGGTTGTGGCTTTCGAATATGAAGTAGAACAACAAGCTCAACAAACTTCTTCAACTACTTCTGGTAACGTTACTGTAACAACATCATCCGGTGGTGGAAAAACTATATTTACTGTAATCACAAACAAAGAAACTGCAGAAAAATCTAAAACTAAAGTAGCTGCAGGTCAGTTGGCTTATATGGGAAGTTTTCTTGTCGACACAAACAAAGAATTTGCACAAGCAGATGAAAACCAAAAACATTATGCGAACATTTTAAAACCTGGAATGTTGGAGAAAACTGGATTGTTTGGAAATTTCTTTGCTGTAGATTTACTTGGAACTTTGGTATCTCATACAAAAGACGAAGAAACGTTGAAAGAATTTAAAGAAGATTCTAAAAAATCTTTTACTGAGACTCCTTGGAGTTATCTCACAGAAAAATAACTTGATTCTAAGTTTGTTTGGTAAATTATTTTTACCAAACAAACCATAATCTCATCGTTTCCACCTGGTATTTTATGTTCAAAATCCGTTCCTTTCGTATCTTTCTTTTTCTACTAATTGGATTTGTTTTTGTTTTGTTCTTACGGCCGAAGGATGAAGGTTTTGCTTATCAGGATTACTTTTCTAATCTAAACCAAGAACTGAAAACAAATGGTTTTGGAAAACCGGTTGTCATTTTGGATTTGGATCGGTTGGATGAAAATTTATCGACCCTTTCTAAAAACATCCCACCTCCGTTACATTATAGAATAGTGGTGAAGTCCCTTCCATCACTAGATATTCTTCGTTATATTACAAAAGCTACAAAAACCAATCGTCTTATGGTTTTCCATTCTGGCGATTTGGTAATGTTACTCGGTGAACCCGAGTTTTCTACTTTTGATATTCTTCTTGGTAAACCCATGCCCCTTCGTGCATTGGAAGATATATATAAAAAAACAAAGGTGGATCGTTTTCAAAAGATCCATTGGTTGGTAGATACAGAAACAAGACTGAACCAATACTTGGAATTTGGAAAATCGAAAAATATAAAATTACATGTTGTCTTAGAAATTGATGTAGGGCTCCATCGCGGTGGATTTTTAAATCCAGAAGAAACGAAAAAAACGCTTTCTCTGATTCAGGCAAATCAAGCCAATTTAGAGTTCGATGGGTTTATGGGTTATGAACCTCATGTAACTTCTGTTCCTAATCTTTTTGGTGAAAAAAATGATGCGATCGAAAGAGAAATCCAATTATCTTTGTCCAGGTATGAAGGATTTGTAACCTCGGGTAAAGAATACTTTCCTTCATTATTTGGTAAGGAACTTCTTTTAAATGGTGGCGGTAGCAAAACTTATCGTTTTTATCAGAAGAACAATCATGTTGTGAATGATGTTTCTGTAGGATCGGCCCTTGTAATGCCTACGGATTTTGATGTGAGTACACTCACGGAACACAAACCAGCTTTTTTCATTGCTGCCCCTGTTCTAAAAAGATTAGAAGGAACAACCATTCCATTTTTAGAATCTTTATCGTCTTTGTTTGCATTATGGAATCCTAACTTACAAGTTACTTATTTTACTTATGGTGGTGCTTATCTTGCAAAAAAAGAATCCCCAAAAGGTCTTTTTGATAACAGCCTTTATGGTGCGAGTACAAACCAAGGGATTTTGAATGGGAGTCGTGCCACAAATTTACAACCTGATGATTATGTTTTTTATCGCCCCACACAAAGTGAAAAGGTAATGGCAGAGATGGGCGAAGTAGTCCTTTTTAGAAAAGGAAAACTTGTAGGAACTTGGAAGTGTTTTATCAATTAGTATATCTAAAATAAGACATACTAAAAGTGTTTTGTTATCATTTCTCAGTAAAAAAGTCCCACATCATATCATTGGCTATGATGGCTTTCGAAGGAGTAGCACCTCCAAAGAAAAACGAAGGTTTTTTACCACCTGGCCAGGAATGGCCTCCTGATTCTGTGACACAAAGTTTTACTTTCACACCATTCTTACATTCGTTATATTCATCACAAGTGACTTCTGGTTCGTCTAATACACGTTTGGGTGTTTGATTACAGCCATTAAACTTGATCCATTGGGTGATGGTTTTGGGGACAGAAACAAAGTCTGTCACAAGCGATCTATCTCGGAAACTTTTACCAGCACCTCCATAGAACAATACTTTATCATCATCTTTGGCGTGGATATGTAATACGGAAATTGGTTTTGTTGGATGACAGGTTATGGTGTTATCGGTTCCGGCAACGGTTGCGATAGCAGTGAATTGGTCTGTCATTTCGCAAGCAAGACGATAACTCATCATCGCACCATTAGACATACCAGTTGCGTATACTTTGGATTTGTCGATTTGCAGTTGTTTTGTGGCAAAATTTAATATTTCTTTCACAAATCCAACATCGTCTATTTTTTTGTCTCGAGCATCTGCACAACAGTTGCCTGCATTCCATGTAGCAATTTTCCCGGATTTGAACTTACTATAACCATTCGGAAAAATGGTGATATGGCCATTTTCTTCGGATTTAGAAATTTGGTGGTAATACTCTTCATTGGATTGGATGTCCATATCACCTCCACCTCCGTGAAATACAAAAAGAAGGGGAGTCGGTTTGTTTAGAGAATAGGATTTGGGAACATGGACTTTATAATAACGGGGAATGTCCGCATGAGTGAAGGTAAATGTATAATCACCTGGTGTTTCGATTTTTTTAGTTAGGTCAGAAGAGGCAATGGGCGCTGGTTTTTCTTCCATTCTTTTTTCGAACCGTTCCTTGATTTTTGTGCGTAACCAACCTCGAGAACAGAACTCCGTCGAAAAAAATAACAAAACTAAGGGCAAAATAAAGAGGATTTGAGATTTGTATTTCATACTTATCCTTAAGTAGGTCGTTTAGATCTCAATGCCAGCTAAAATTTCTAAGGAACGAATTTTGGCATCTGTATCGTAAACAGAAGTCACCGTCATCAGTTCATCCGCCTTAGTTTCTTCTAATATTTTAGTGAGTCCTAATTTTACCGTTTCTCTAGAACCAACAACAGAATAGGATAACATTTGTGAGGCGATTTGTTTTTCTTCTGGACTCCAATAAGTTTCGATATCTTCGATTGGTGGTGGGAATGTACCTCGTCGGTTCCGAAGGATGCGGGTGAAGGATTGTTGGGAGCTGGTAAATAAAAATTTTGCTTCCTTGTCAGTGTCTGCCGCAATCACATTGACACCCACCATTACATAAGGTTGATCCAAATACTTGGATGGCCTAAATTGTTTTCTGTAAATGGAGATAGCTTCCATCAAAGCTGCCGGTGCAAAATGAGATGCAAAAGCGTAAGGTAAACCAAGTAGAGCAGCCAATTGTGCTCCGAATAAACTCGATCCTAAAATCCAAACAGGTACGTTGGTTCCCATTCCAGGGATTGCATGAACTGGTAATTGATTTTGGTCGTCTTCAAAATAGGAAAGTAATTCTTTGACATCCTCTGGAAAATGTTGTGAGCTCATCGGATCTCGACGTAATGCTCGTAAGGTGAGTTGGTCGGTTCCCGGTGCCCTACCAAGTCCCAAGTCAATTCTTCCTGGATACAAACTTTCTAAGGTTCCAAATTGTTCTGCGATAACAAGGGGAGAATGGTTGGGTAACATGATTCCACCTGCACCAATCCGAATTTTCTTGGTATGCCCTGCCAAATGACCAATCACTACGGAGGTGGCTGCACTGGCGATAGCAGGGAAGTTATGATGTTCTGCTACCCAAATGCGATGATAACCTAAGTCCTCTGCAACCTTTGCAACTCGCACAGAGTTGGAAAGAGCCATGTTGGGATTGTTTCCTTCGTTGATAAAAACAAGATCAAGAATTGATAGTTGCACCATTAAGAACACATTCCCTTTTTCGCCTCTTCAGTGTAAATGGGGAAAAAATTAAAATTGCGATTTAAATTTTAAAAATTACATACATCTGTTATATTGGTCTTGAACTTCTGTCCATTTCATTTATAAAAAACACAACCAAAGATACAAAATCATAGTCTAAGGACTCTGATGAAGCGGAATCAATTTTAGAGTAGCGCCGATGAAGTGGAATCGTCAGAATCGAAATCTGATATGAAAGTATCCCAACCGAATCTAAACTCGAAGGAAAAAACTCTCATACAATCGGTATATGTATTTGAGTCAGACTCAAAAGAAGAATACAACCTCCCTTTTTATGCAGATGGATTTCCAGGGATTGTATTTTTCCATTCAGAAAACCCTGTCACTGTTTTTGTAGGTTCTGAATCCAAAGTGATGGATCCTGTTTTTGTTTACGGACAAACTATTGAACCCATTCGTATTCAGATCGAAGGTCCATTTTTCTTTGTTATGGTACAACTTTTTCCTGCCGTTGTAGAAGAAACCTTAGGAATCCCTATACTCGAACTTACCAATTCTTGTTGGACCATTTCTCCTGCGGAATGGGTAAATGAACCTAACTTTCAGTCGGCGATTGACCGTTTTTCTCCGACTTTGGCATCATCTGCTTTGGTCGAATACATTATACAAAAAGGAGAGAGGTTTCGACCAGATCCTGTTTTACATGCTTGTATGGAAGAGATTTTAGATCTTAAGGGAATTTGTGAAGTCGGAAAGTTATCCAAAAAACATGGTCTGTCGGAAAGAACTTTGCAGAGAAGGTTTCAGAATTATGTGGGACTTACCCCGAAACAATTTTCAACCATCATTCGGTTTCAGGCAAGCTTACTTGAGTTAAATGGTGATCAAAATTCAAAATTAACTGATATTGCCTATGCGAGTGGGTATTCTGATCAGTCCCATTTCATTCGCCAATTCAAATCCTTTACCAAACAAAAACCTTTTCGGTTCCGAGAAAAAATTTAAGTTCTGTCGGGTTTGTCCAATTTTTAAAATGCAGGTTCCTGTATCCTTATGGTTATGAAACCATTAACATTTATCATTGGGTCCAGTGGAAAAACTGGATCAAGAATCCTATCCAAACTTAAAGCAGCAGGTTATCCTGTTCGATTGGGATCAAGAAAAGAAACACCGGCCTTTGACTGGGAAAAACCAGAGGATTGGGAAACCGTCATCCAGGGGGTCGATTTAGTTTATATCAGCTTCCAGCCAGATTTAGCAGTTCCTTCTTCGCTAAGTGCGATCCAAACATTGGTGAGAGTTTGTAAAAAACATCAAGTGAAACGGCTGGTTTTGTTATCGGGTAGGGGGGAACCGGAAGCAGAGACTTGCGAACAAGTTGTACAAAATTCAGGGTTGGAGTGGACTATCCTTCGTTCGAGTTGGTTCTTGCAAAATTTTAGCGAAGGAATGTTCCTGAACCA from the Leptospira perdikensis genome contains:
- a CDS encoding extracellular catalytic domain type 1 short-chain-length polyhydroxyalkanoate depolymerase, with protein sequence MKYKSQILFILPLVLLFFSTEFCSRGWLRTKIKERFEKRMEEKPAPIASSDLTKKIETPGDYTFTFTHADIPRYYKVHVPKSYSLNKPTPLLFVFHGGGGDMDIQSNEEYYHQISKSEENGHITIFPNGYSKFKSGKIATWNAGNCCADARDKKIDDVGFVKEILNFATKQLQIDKSKVYATGMSNGAMMSYRLACEMTDQFTAIATVAGTDNTITCHPTKPISVLHIHAKDDDKVLFYGGAGKSFRDRSLVTDFVSVPKTITQWIKFNGCNQTPKRVLDEPEVTCDEYNECKNGVKVKLCVTESGGHSWPGGKKPSFFFGGATPSKAIIANDMMWDFFTEK
- a CDS encoding alanine racemase gives rise to the protein MFKIRSFRIFLFLLIGFVFVLFLRPKDEGFAYQDYFSNLNQELKTNGFGKPVVILDLDRLDENLSTLSKNIPPPLHYRIVVKSLPSLDILRYITKATKTNRLMVFHSGDLVMLLGEPEFSTFDILLGKPMPLRALEDIYKKTKVDRFQKIHWLVDTETRLNQYLEFGKSKNIKLHVVLEIDVGLHRGGFLNPEETKKTLSLIQANQANLEFDGFMGYEPHVTSVPNLFGEKNDAIEREIQLSLSRYEGFVTSGKEYFPSLFGKELLLNGGGSKTYRFYQKNNHVVNDVSVGSALVMPTDFDVSTLTEHKPAFFIAAPVLKRLEGTTIPFLESLSSLFALWNPNLQVTYFTYGGAYLAKKESPKGLFDNSLYGASTNQGILNGSRATNLQPDDYVFYRPTQSEKVMAEMGEVVLFRKGKLVGTWKCFIN
- a CDS encoding helix-turn-helix domain-containing protein, translating into MKVSQPNLNSKEKTLIQSVYVFESDSKEEYNLPFYADGFPGIVFFHSENPVTVFVGSESKVMDPVFVYGQTIEPIRIQIEGPFFFVMVQLFPAVVEETLGIPILELTNSCWTISPAEWVNEPNFQSAIDRFSPTLASSALVEYIIQKGERFRPDPVLHACMEEILDLKGICEVGKLSKKHGLSERTLQRRFQNYVGLTPKQFSTIIRFQASLLELNGDQNSKLTDIAYASGYSDQSHFIRQFKSFTKQKPFRFREKI
- a CDS encoding LLM class flavin-dependent oxidoreductase is translated as MVQLSILDLVFINEGNNPNMALSNSVRVAKVAEDLGYHRIWVAEHHNFPAIASAATSVVIGHLAGHTKKIRIGAGGIMLPNHSPLVIAEQFGTLESLYPGRIDLGLGRAPGTDQLTLRALRRDPMSSQHFPEDVKELLSYFEDDQNQLPVHAIPGMGTNVPVWILGSSLFGAQLAALLGLPYAFASHFAPAALMEAISIYRKQFRPSKYLDQPYVMVGVNVIAADTDKEAKFLFTSSQQSFTRILRNRRGTFPPPIEDIETYWSPEEKQIASQMLSYSVVGSRETVKLGLTKILEETKADELMTVTSVYDTDAKIRSLEILAGIEI